The genomic DNA TGGGTTCACACTCATGCGAAATATCGTTTTGCCCCCATGATCAAGGCTAAGCAGCGGCTCTATAAAATCGAATTTGGTCGGAAATGTAAGATGTCCACGACCTTCACGCGCAAAACGCGAAATAGTCCAGGTCAAGTTTCCAGTAACGGTATTTTCTAGTAGAAGATCACTGTTGCTGCCAATCTCAAAGGTTTGTGGCACAGGAGCTGATGCATCTTTTTTCAACAGCCTGTCCATCATCTGCTCGCGGTTGACAAACAGCCGCAGATAGGCACATTTGTTATAATTGCAGACCAGATAGCAATATAAACACATCGCTCGGCATCCGGAAGAGGTATATGGCACTAGCCAATCAGACACCTTATGATTCGGTACGTAGGCATGTGTTTTGCGTACCCCAATAATTAAGTGCTTTTTAAGCGCCGCAAACTGCCGGTTCTCAGCACCGCTCATTTCCGGAATGCGGTTGTGACTTTGAATTGGTGTCCAGGGTAGCTGCTTATATTTTTCTTTCAGCTTTTGCCCCAACTCATAATCTAGTACAGCAGGCTCGTAATAGACGGCGTCAAAGTGCATATCCAATTTGCATTATTCCTTTCCTTCTAATTACAGGCATTAAGCGCGGTTTTTTGTAACGCGCCATAAGTATCAAAGATTATCATCAGGCTGCCTTTAACACCTAAGAAAAGCCAGCATGCTGATATGTTATGTAAAAGAGGCCATAAATAAACAACTTTAGAAGAATTTAAAGCAATGTTTCATTGGTCGTTTAACCCCTAACAGGAACCGTTGTTGCATGCTAATCACCATTGCATGAGTAAGAATTCCAATTTTATCTCCAATGATCAACAATCAATTAGCTTAGAAAGATAAATGCATAATATAAAAGTCTATTATTCGTATTGTATTATAGTTTCTATAACAGAAAGGATGATCAACTATGTTTGAATGCTATTCTCAAAAGTTAGTGAATTCGTTACCTTACGCATACGCGTGCTGCAGAACTATTTTTGACAGATATGGCAGCATTGTTGATAGCACTTTTCTTGAAATAAACCCTGCGTTTGAAGCAGTTTTTAATGTAAAAAGCGATGCATTGACGAATAAAAGTGTAATTGATTTTTTTGCCGATTTCGATTTGAATACTTCCACCCTCTTTCAAAAGCTGGCCAATATCGAGCATTTTGAACTGGAAGAAGTCTATAATAAACGCAAGCGCGAATGGTTTAAGTTAAATTTTTTCGCGTTAGATCGTGAAACCTTTGCGCTACAGCTTCAAAATATCACCAATGTTAACATCGATTTGGATTTTTTGTTTAACAGTGCACAAGACTGCATGTTTATGGCGGAATATATAAACGGCAATTTCTATTACATATATTTAAACGCCGCCCATGAAAAAATAACAGGCTTTCAGAATTATATGATTGCTGGGAAGACACCTGTGGAAGTCTGGGGAAAGGAAACTGGAGAAAGACTTGCCGCTTTTTATTATCAGGCCATCACACAAAACGAAAATCAGCTATATGAAGAAGTTTTGAGCATTGGTACAAAAACACACCACTTTTTAACCAGTTTATCCCTGGCTATTAAGGCTGGTCATCAATACATTATTGTTTCCCGAAAAGATATCACCACCTATAAAGAGCTTGAAGAAAATCATCTTGTGCTTATGCAGCGATTGCAATCTATGTTTAATCACCATGTAGCCAATATGCTTATTATCGATCCCACCACCGGAACAATTTTAGATGCCAACCCTTCCGCTTGTGAATTCTATGGTTATCAAAAATCTGAATTGTTAAGCATGAACATACAGGATATCAACATGCTTCCAGCGAGCGAAGTTGCTAAAAAACGAAGATCTGCATTTGAACGGCAGCAAGAATATTTTATATTTCCACACAGGCTGAGTAGTGGCGAAATCAGGCTTGTTGAAGCTTATTCCTGCCCCATTGGCCTCAAGGAGACCCCACAGCTTTTTTCAATTATTTTTGATGTCACAGACCGAGAAACTTATAAAAGCAATCTTTTTTTTGAAAAAGAATTGTTAAACACAACATTAAAATCTATCGGTGACGGCGTGGTTACAACCGATTTAGCGGGCAAAATCACTTCATTAAATAGTATCGCAGAGAAGATTGTAGGCTGGGGCCAAGATGAAGCAATCGGCATGGACTTTTCGACTATTTTTGTGCTAAAAAATGAAGAAACCGAAGAGCCCGTTGAAAGCCCCGTCGAGAAAGTCTTAAAAACCGGTAAAATAATTGGACTTGCAAATCATACTATTATTGTAAATAGGTTCGGCGAAAGAATTTCGATAGCCGACAGTGCAGCACCAATTAAAAATGAATCGGGACAAATTTTTGGAGTAGTCATGGTTTTTAGGGATATTCGTTCAGAAAAGAAACATCAAGATGAGATTCTCTATCTTAGTTACCATGATGCACTTACTGGTCTGTATAACCGTCGCTTTGTTGAAACAGAGCTCAATAAGCTAAATCTGGACAAGCGCGTCCCTGTTTCCGTCATTATGGGTGATGTGAACGGATTGAAAATTACGAATGACGTTTTTGGTCACGCTATAGGTGACGAACTTCTCAAAAACGTATCCGCCGTATTTAACGAAACCTGTACGCCGAATGATATCGTCGCACGTTGGGGCGGAGATGAATTTCTACTGATTTTACCGAATAGGACGATTGTTTATGCTGAAGAAACAACCGAACAATTAAGAGAGAATTTTAAGAAGAGAAAAGTTGGCACGTTACAGTTAAGCGTATCTCTGGGCTGTGCTGAGCGAAGCAACCCGGGACAGGAAATGGAGGATGTCATTCGACAGGCCGAAGAATGGATGTACCATCAAAAGTTGTTGGACGGAAAAAGCTACCGAAACGCGATTGTGAACACACTGCTTGCAACGCTTTATGAAAAAAGCATGGAAACAGAGGAGCACACAAAACGGCTTTTCAAATATTGTGAAGCGATCGGGAAAGAATTGAAGCTTTCTGATAAGACAATGAACGAGCTATCACTTCTATCGGTATTGCACGATATTGGGAAAGTCGGTATCCACCAAAGCATCCTTAAAAAACCAGGCCCTCTTTTACCAGATGAGTGGATCGAAATGAAAAAGCATTGCGAAATCGGTTATCGCATCACGCAAAATACACCGGAGCTTTCGCTTGTCTCAGAATATATCTTGTACCATCATGAACGTTGGGACGGCAATGGATACCCAAAAGGGTTAAGGGGTGAAGAAATCCCCATATGCTGTCGCATTCTCGCTGTGGCAGATGCTTTTGATGCAATGACAAACGACAGAATTTATCGAAAAGCTCTTAATTTAAATGATGCGATAAAAGAACTTAAGAATAACGCCGGAACCCAATTTGCACCATATATTGTAGACCATTTTATTGAGGTTCTGAAAAAAGAGCATGGTAAACAAATGGGTAGCTGTACCTGATTTATTTGATTACTACATTGTCCAACACCCTTCAACACAACCTCAATTGCCCATGGTAAGTTATATATTAATTAAGTTAAGCCGTCACCATCGTGGCGGCTTTTTTTATCTAAAAAATTCAAATAGCAATATTTTTGTTATATATGAGATAATCCCTCTTGACTCTGACACGGTGTCAAGGGTTACGGTCGGTTTTGAGGGGGTATATTAAGATGGATTTTTCGTTTTATTCAAAACAAAGTACTATTACTAATCCCTACAAATTTCAAAGTAGGTACGAAGCTTTACCGACGTCTCCAGAAGAACTGCTGCAAATGGTACAGGGGCTTGTCATTCATGGCGCACAGGGCAAGCTTTATGGTATATCATTTAGCAAACGCCAGTTAGAAGAAGAGCTTTTGCGTACCGTGCCGCAAATGCTAGAAAAATTATTTCAAATTGACCAGAGTCTATTGAATTCAATAAGACCACCAAAGTTACGTTTAATTGGAATGTGTAGGGACTATGCATTGCTTTTGGTGTCCTTTTTGCGTTACAAGGGCATCCCCGCCCGTCTTCGGGTAGGTTTTGCCAATTACTTTCAGAGCGACATCTTGTATGAAGATCACTGGCTTATCGAGTATTATAACGCCGATGCAAAACGGTGGATACGGATGGATGCACAGCTGGATGATGTTCAGCGGGTACATTATGGTATTACATTTAACACTGAGGATATGCCATCGGATGCAGGGTATCTATTGGGCGGGCAGGCTTGGATACTGTGCAGGTCGGGCGCTCAGCATCCGGAGGATTTCGGTTACAACAAAAATTGGAAAGGATGGATTTCGGTCAAAGGAAATCTGCTCCATGATTTTAACAGTTTGCTGGGTCTGGAACTTCTTCCGTGGGATTTGTGGACAGAGCTCAGCACGAAAAAATATAGCGATTTAAACAGATATGAAAAAGACCTGCTGGATGAAATGGCAGAGCTTACCGTGGATCCGAATGTTTCAGAAAAAGAGCTTTTGAGTTTGCAAGACCGTTTGCCATCAGAATATATGCAAGCAATTAAATCAAAGCTAAGACTTCTGGGTGTGCTAGCGCAATCCGAAGTAGTCGATCCGGATATGCTAGAGGCAAAATTTTTTGTAAAGCCAGTCGTAAATAACTACAGTATTACCACACCTCAAAAAAAATACGATGATTTACTGCTGTTAAAAGGATGCCGACAGAACAATTTAAAAAATATTGATGTTGCTATTCCTAAAAACAAGCTCACGGTCATTACGGGTGTGAGCGGAAGCGGTAAGTCTTCTTTGGCGTTTGATACCATCTATGCGGAGGGGAAACGCCGATATCTCGATAATATGTCAAATGCAGCTAAAATGCAGGAGCTAATTGAAAAACCGGATTTTGATACCATACAAGGACTGACTCCAACCATTGCAATTGAGCAGAAAAAAGGAAACCAAAATCCCCGCTCCACTGTGGGAACCCTAACCGGCATTTTGGATTTTCTTCGAATGCTTTATGTTTCAATTGGCACGCCCTACTGTCCGTATTGCGGTGTTCCTGTCAAAAAAGGC from Oscillospiraceae bacterium MB24-C1 includes the following:
- a CDS encoding PAS domain S-box protein, with translation MFECYSQKLVNSLPYAYACCRTIFDRYGSIVDSTFLEINPAFEAVFNVKSDALTNKSVIDFFADFDLNTSTLFQKLANIEHFELEEVYNKRKREWFKLNFFALDRETFALQLQNITNVNIDLDFLFNSAQDCMFMAEYINGNFYYIYLNAAHEKITGFQNYMIAGKTPVEVWGKETGERLAAFYYQAITQNENQLYEEVLSIGTKTHHFLTSLSLAIKAGHQYIIVSRKDITTYKELEENHLVLMQRLQSMFNHHVANMLIIDPTTGTILDANPSACEFYGYQKSELLSMNIQDINMLPASEVAKKRRSAFERQQEYFIFPHRLSSGEIRLVEAYSCPIGLKETPQLFSIIFDVTDRETYKSNLFFEKELLNTTLKSIGDGVVTTDLAGKITSLNSIAEKIVGWGQDEAIGMDFSTIFVLKNEETEEPVESPVEKVLKTGKIIGLANHTIIVNRFGERISIADSAAPIKNESGQIFGVVMVFRDIRSEKKHQDEILYLSYHDALTGLYNRRFVETELNKLNLDKRVPVSVIMGDVNGLKITNDVFGHAIGDELLKNVSAVFNETCTPNDIVARWGGDEFLLILPNRTIVYAEETTEQLRENFKKRKVGTLQLSVSLGCAERSNPGQEMEDVIRQAEEWMYHQKLLDGKSYRNAIVNTLLATLYEKSMETEEHTKRLFKYCEAIGKELKLSDKTMNELSLLSVLHDIGKVGIHQSILKKPGPLLPDEWIEMKKHCEIGYRITQNTPELSLVSEYILYHHERWDGNGYPKGLRGEEIPICCRILAVADAFDAMTNDRIYRKALNLNDAIKELKNNAGTQFAPYIVDHFIEVLKKEHGKQMGSCT
- a CDS encoding spore photoproduct lyase; translation: MHFDAVYYEPAVLDYELGQKLKEKYKQLPWTPIQSHNRIPEMSGAENRQFAALKKHLIIGVRKTHAYVPNHKVSDWLVPYTSSGCRAMCLYCYLVCNYNKCAYLRLFVNREQMMDRLLKKDASAPVPQTFEIGSNSDLLLENTVTGNLTWTISRFAREGRGHLTFPTKFDFIEPLLSLDHGGKTIFRMSVNPQSVISRVELGTASLSQRISAVNAMAKAGYPVGLLIAPVILLDDWQQLYGELIEQLADGLCEEIQRTGFIEVILMTYSFVQNAINTEAFPNAVPLLDRALMTGRGRGKYCYRTDVRETAERFLREKLSQRLGAMPILYIS